One Leisingera sp. M658 genomic window carries:
- a CDS encoding acetyl/propionyl/methylcrotonyl-CoA carboxylase subunit alpha — translation MFDKILIANRGEIACRVIKTARKMGIKTVAIYSDADKQALHVQMADEAVHIGPPPANQSYIVIDKVMEAVRATGAQAVHPGYGFLSENSKFAEALAAEGVAFVGPPVGAIESMGDKITSKKIAQEAGVSTVPGYMGLIADADEAVKISNEVGYPVMIKASAGGGGKGMRIAWNDDEAREGFQSSKNEAANSFGDDRIFIEKFVTQPRHIEIQVLCDTHGNGIYLGERECSIQRRNQKVVEEAPSPFLDEETRKAMGEQAVALAKAVGYASAGTVEFIVDGDKNFYFLEMNTRLQVEHPVTELITGVDLVEQMIRVADGGELPLRQEDVKLTGWAIENRLYAEDPYRGFLPSIGRLSRYRPPAETAAGPMLINGKWQGDAPAGEAAVRNDTGVFEGGEISMYYDPMIAKLCTWAPTRAEAIDAMRIALDSFEVEGIGHNLPFLSAVMDHPIFIDGTMTTAFIEEQYPEGFEGVELPEADLRKIAASCAAMHRVAEIRRTRVSGRMDNHERKVGTDWTVTLQSQSYDVVIDADRDGATVKFADGTALRVSSDWTPGDQLATLDVDGDILVLKTGKVTQGFRIRSRGADLKVHVRTPRQAELAQLMPEKLPPDTSKMLLCPMPGLIVKVDVEAGQEVQEGQALCTIEAMKMENILRAEKKGVVSKINASAGDSLAVDDVIMEFE, via the coding sequence ATGTTTGACAAGATCCTGATCGCCAACCGGGGCGAGATCGCCTGCCGGGTGATCAAAACCGCGCGGAAAATGGGCATCAAAACCGTTGCCATCTACTCTGACGCCGACAAGCAGGCCCTGCATGTGCAAATGGCCGACGAGGCTGTCCACATCGGCCCGCCGCCCGCCAACCAGTCCTATATCGTCATCGACAAGGTGATGGAGGCAGTCCGCGCAACCGGCGCCCAGGCGGTGCATCCGGGCTATGGCTTCCTGTCGGAAAACTCCAAATTCGCCGAGGCCCTGGCCGCCGAAGGCGTCGCCTTTGTCGGCCCGCCGGTGGGTGCGATTGAAAGCATGGGCGACAAGATCACCTCAAAGAAAATCGCCCAGGAGGCCGGTGTTTCCACCGTGCCCGGCTACATGGGGCTGATTGCCGACGCGGATGAGGCGGTGAAGATCTCGAACGAGGTCGGCTACCCGGTGATGATCAAGGCCTCCGCCGGCGGCGGCGGCAAGGGCATGCGCATCGCCTGGAACGACGACGAGGCCCGCGAAGGTTTCCAGTCCTCCAAGAACGAGGCCGCGAATTCTTTTGGCGATGACCGGATCTTTATCGAGAAATTCGTCACCCAGCCGCGCCACATTGAAATCCAGGTGCTCTGCGACACCCACGGCAACGGCATTTACCTGGGCGAGCGGGAATGCTCGATCCAGCGCCGCAACCAGAAAGTCGTGGAAGAGGCCCCGTCGCCCTTCCTGGACGAAGAAACCCGCAAAGCCATGGGCGAGCAGGCCGTGGCCCTGGCCAAGGCCGTCGGCTATGCCTCAGCCGGCACTGTGGAATTCATCGTTGACGGCGACAAGAACTTTTACTTCCTGGAAATGAACACCCGCCTGCAGGTGGAGCATCCGGTGACCGAGCTGATCACCGGCGTTGATCTGGTCGAACAGATGATCCGCGTCGCAGACGGCGGTGAGCTGCCGCTGCGCCAGGAAGACGTGAAACTAACCGGCTGGGCGATTGAAAACCGTCTTTATGCCGAAGATCCCTATCGCGGCTTCCTGCCCTCCATCGGCCGCCTGTCGCGCTACCGCCCGCCGGCCGAGACTGCCGCAGGCCCGATGCTGATCAATGGCAAGTGGCAGGGGGATGCGCCCGCGGGCGAGGCTGCCGTACGCAATGACACCGGCGTCTTTGAGGGCGGCGAGATCTCGATGTATTACGACCCGATGATCGCCAAGCTCTGCACCTGGGCGCCCACCCGGGCTGAGGCGATCGACGCCATGCGCATTGCCCTCGACAGCTTCGAGGTGGAGGGCATCGGCCACAACCTGCCGTTCCTGTCAGCTGTCATGGATCACCCGATCTTCATCGACGGCACCATGACCACCGCCTTTATCGAGGAACAGTATCCCGAAGGTTTTGAGGGCGTTGAGCTGCCCGAAGCCGACCTGCGCAAGATCGCCGCCTCCTGTGCGGCGATGCACCGGGTTGCCGAAATCCGCCGCACCCGAGTGTCGGGCCGGATGGACAACCATGAACGCAAAGTCGGCACCGATTGGACCGTCACCCTGCAGAGCCAGTCCTATGACGTGGTGATTGACGCCGACCGCGACGGTGCCACTGTCAAGTTCGCCGATGGCACCGCATTGCGCGTGTCCTCGGACTGGACGCCGGGCGACCAGCTGGCCACCCTGGACGTGGACGGCGACATCCTGGTGCTGAAGACCGGCAAGGTCACCCAGGGTTTCCGCATCCGCTCCCGCGGGGCGGATCTCAAGGTCCATGTGCGCACCCCGCGCCAGGCGGAACTGGCGCAGCTGATGCCGGAAAAACTGCCGCCCGACACTTCCAAGATGCTGCTCTGCCCGATGCCCGGCCTGATCGTGAAGGTCGACGTCGAAGCGGGGCAGGAGGTCCAGGAGGGCCAGGCCCTTTGCACCATCGAGGCGATGAAAATGGAAAACATCCTGCGCGCCGAGAAAAAGGGCGTGGTGTCCAAGATCAACGCATCCGCGGGCGACAGCCTGGCGGTTGATGATGTGATCATGGAATTCGAATAA
- a CDS encoding GNAT family N-acetyltransferase, whose protein sequence is MKIRSARPDDAEAVCTIANWVIRDTLATFNTIEKTPEDVRELIMAGNGAYLVAEQGGRILGHAHCFPFRPGPGYRFTAEHTIHLLPEAQGQGAGRKLMQALEAKAEQAGIHVLIASVSSANPAAIAFHAAMGYVETARMPELGCKQGRWLDTVFMQKILTPGIPAPDNPGKDA, encoded by the coding sequence ATGAAAATCCGCTCTGCCCGCCCTGATGATGCCGAAGCCGTCTGCACCATTGCCAACTGGGTGATCCGCGACACGCTGGCCACCTTCAACACCATTGAAAAAACGCCTGAAGACGTCCGGGAACTGATCATGGCCGGCAACGGCGCTTATCTGGTGGCGGAACAGGGCGGCAGGATCCTCGGCCACGCGCATTGTTTCCCGTTCCGCCCCGGTCCCGGCTATCGATTTACGGCAGAGCACACCATTCATCTGCTGCCCGAAGCACAGGGGCAGGGCGCGGGCCGCAAGCTGATGCAGGCGCTGGAGGCCAAGGCGGAACAGGCGGGCATTCATGTGCTGATCGCCAGTGTCAGCAGTGCCAATCCCGCAGCAATCGCCTTCCATGCTGCTATGGGCTATGTGGAAACAGCAAGGATGCCGGAACTGGGCTGCAAGCAAGGGCGCTGGCTCGACACTGTTTTCATGCAGAAAATCCTGACGCCCGGTATTCCCGCCCCTGACAACCCTGGCAAAGACGCATAG
- a CDS encoding VOC family protein: MILDHLAVAGETLEEAVAHAEEALGAALGPGGSHARYGTHNRLIGLEDGLYLEAIAIDPDARPQEQPRWFNLDRFSGPARLSNWILRSENLEAEKPLLPPHAQRHVAMQRGDLRWLMTVPADGLLPFGNIFPAVLQWQSEPPAGKLPQSHCRLTRLILSHPEAKDLQAALDRILGDPRVAAEQGKPAMMAEFETPHGPRVLR, encoded by the coding sequence ATGATACTCGATCACCTGGCCGTGGCCGGCGAAACGCTGGAAGAGGCGGTTGCCCATGCCGAAGAGGCCCTTGGCGCCGCGCTTGGCCCCGGTGGCTCCCACGCCCGCTATGGCACCCATAACCGGCTGATCGGGCTGGAGGACGGGCTGTACCTGGAGGCCATCGCCATCGACCCGGACGCCCGACCGCAGGAGCAGCCGCGCTGGTTCAACCTGGACCGGTTCTCCGGCCCTGCACGGCTCAGCAACTGGATCCTGCGCAGCGAAAACCTGGAAGCGGAGAAACCCCTGCTGCCGCCTCATGCGCAGCGCCACGTGGCAATGCAGCGCGGGGACTTGCGCTGGCTGATGACGGTGCCTGCGGACGGGCTGCTGCCGTTCGGCAACATTTTCCCCGCGGTCCTGCAGTGGCAGTCCGAGCCGCCCGCCGGCAAGCTGCCGCAGTCGCACTGCCGCCTGACCCGCCTGATCCTCAGCCACCCGGAGGCCAAAGACCTGCAAGCCGCACTGGACCGGATCCTCGGCGACCCGCGCGTTGCAGCGGAGCAGGGTAAACCTGCGATGATGGCGGAGTTCGAAACCCCGCATGGGCCAAGGGTGCTGCGATGA
- the scpA gene encoding methylmalonyl-CoA mutase, translating into MTNKDEWQALAEKELRGRAVDDLNWQTLEGIEVKPLYTEDDTKDLPHMGTLPGVGPFTRGVKATMYAGRPWTIRQYAGFSTAEESNAFYRRNLAAGQQGVSVAFDLATHRGYDSDHPRVVGDVGKAGVAIDSVEDMKILFDGIPLDKVSVSMTMNGAVIPVLASFIVAGEEQGHDKSVLAGTIQNDILKEFMVRNTYIYPPKPSMRIISDIIEFTSNEMPKFNSISISGYHMQEAGANLVQELAYTIADGREYVRAALDAGMDVDKFAGRLSFFFAIGMNFFMEIAKLRAARTLWHRVMTEFGAKSERSKMLRTHCQTSGVSLQEQDPYNNVIRTAYEAMSAVLGGTQSLHTNALDEAIALPTDFSARIARNTQLVLQEETGVTNVVDPLAGSYYVESLTNDLIEQAWALIEEVEEMGGMTKAVESGMPKLRIEESAARRQAMIDRGDEVVVGVNKYRKEKEDPIDILDVDNVAVRESQIARLQKMRAGRDETACQAALDELTRRAQAGSGNLLEAAVEAARARASVGEISMAMEKEFGRHRAEVKTLAGVYGAAYEGDEGFAAIQKSIEDFAEEEGRRPRLLVVKMGQDGHDRGAKVIATAFADIGFDVDVGPLFQTPAEAAQDAIDNDVHVIGISSQAAGHKTLAPQLVEALKAEGAGDILVICGGVIPQQDYEFLYSKGVKAIFGPGTNIPEAAQDILRLIREARA; encoded by the coding sequence ATGACAAACAAAGACGAATGGCAGGCTCTGGCTGAGAAAGAGCTGCGCGGACGGGCGGTTGACGACCTCAATTGGCAGACGCTGGAAGGCATCGAGGTCAAGCCGCTTTATACCGAAGACGACACCAAGGACCTGCCCCACATGGGCACGCTGCCCGGCGTCGGCCCATTCACTCGCGGCGTCAAGGCCACCATGTATGCCGGCCGGCCCTGGACCATCCGCCAGTACGCAGGCTTCTCCACCGCCGAAGAATCCAACGCCTTCTACCGCCGCAACCTGGCCGCGGGCCAGCAGGGTGTCTCGGTCGCCTTCGATCTTGCCACTCACCGCGGTTATGACAGCGACCACCCGCGCGTGGTCGGCGATGTCGGCAAGGCCGGCGTGGCGATTGACAGCGTCGAAGACATGAAAATCCTGTTTGACGGCATCCCGCTCGACAAGGTTTCGGTCTCGATGACCATGAACGGCGCGGTGATCCCGGTTCTGGCGTCCTTCATCGTTGCGGGCGAAGAGCAGGGCCACGATAAATCGGTCCTCGCAGGCACCATTCAGAACGACATTCTGAAGGAGTTCATGGTCCGCAACACCTATATTTATCCGCCGAAACCCTCGATGCGGATCATCTCGGACATTATCGAGTTTACCTCGAACGAGATGCCCAAATTCAACTCGATCTCGATCTCCGGCTACCACATGCAGGAGGCCGGCGCGAACCTGGTGCAGGAGCTGGCCTATACCATCGCGGACGGGCGCGAATACGTGCGCGCGGCGCTGGATGCGGGCATGGACGTGGACAAATTCGCAGGGCGTCTCTCGTTCTTCTTTGCCATCGGCATGAACTTCTTCATGGAAATTGCCAAGCTGCGCGCGGCCCGCACCCTGTGGCACCGGGTGATGACCGAATTCGGCGCCAAGTCCGAACGCTCCAAGATGCTGCGCACCCATTGCCAGACCTCCGGCGTCTCCTTGCAGGAGCAGGATCCCTACAACAACGTGATCCGCACCGCCTATGAAGCGATGTCGGCAGTCCTCGGCGGCACGCAAAGCTTGCACACCAACGCGCTGGATGAGGCCATCGCGCTGCCCACCGATTTCTCGGCCCGCATCGCCCGCAACACCCAACTGGTGCTGCAGGAGGAAACCGGTGTCACCAATGTCGTCGATCCGCTGGCCGGCTCTTACTATGTCGAAAGCCTCACCAACGACCTGATCGAACAGGCCTGGGCCTTGATCGAAGAGGTTGAGGAAATGGGCGGTATGACCAAGGCGGTTGAGAGCGGCATGCCCAAGCTGCGCATCGAAGAAAGCGCCGCCCGCCGCCAGGCGATGATCGACCGCGGCGACGAGGTGGTGGTCGGCGTCAACAAGTACCGCAAGGAAAAAGAAGACCCGATCGACATCCTGGATGTGGACAATGTGGCTGTCCGCGAGTCTCAGATCGCCCGTTTGCAGAAAATGCGGGCTGGCCGCGACGAGACCGCTTGCCAGGCCGCGCTGGATGAACTCACCCGCCGTGCCCAGGCGGGCAGCGGCAATCTTTTGGAAGCCGCAGTTGAAGCCGCCCGTGCGCGGGCCTCAGTCGGAGAAATCTCCATGGCGATGGAAAAGGAATTCGGCCGCCACCGTGCCGAGGTGAAGACTTTGGCGGGCGTCTATGGTGCCGCATACGAAGGCGATGAAGGCTTTGCGGCGATCCAGAAATCGATCGAGGATTTCGCCGAAGAAGAGGGCCGCCGCCCGCGTCTTCTGGTGGTCAAGATGGGCCAGGACGGCCACGACCGCGGCGCCAAGGTGATTGCGACGGCGTTCGCCGACATCGGTTTCGACGTTGACGTGGGCCCGCTGTTTCAGACTCCCGCCGAGGCCGCCCAGGACGCCATCGACAATGACGTGCATGTGATCGGCATCTCCAGCCAGGCGGCAGGCCACAAGACATTGGCTCCGCAGCTTGTCGAGGCGCTGAAGGCGGAAGGCGCGGGCGACATCCTGGTGATCTGCGGCGGCGTGATCCCGCAGCAGGACTATGAGTTCCTGTACTCCAAAGGCGTCAAGGCAATCTTCGGCCCCGGCACCAACATCCCGGAAGCCGCCCAGGACATCCTGCGCCTGATCCGCGAAGCGCGGGCGTAA
- a CDS encoding DUF4174 domain-containing protein: protein MRAILTVVLAGFIPLAALAADGSAPDWIQPGYDVELEDFQWKQRPVVVFADSPDDPRFHEQMERLMQGAEVLKTRDVVVLVDTDPAAKSALRKKLRPRGFMLVLVGKDGGVKLRKPHPWTARELSRTIDKFPERLREVEERRGS from the coding sequence ATGAGAGCAATCCTAACCGTTGTTTTGGCAGGTTTTATTCCGCTTGCGGCCCTGGCTGCAGATGGCAGTGCGCCTGATTGGATACAGCCCGGGTATGACGTGGAACTGGAGGATTTCCAGTGGAAGCAGCGCCCTGTGGTGGTGTTTGCCGACAGCCCCGACGACCCGCGCTTCCACGAGCAGATGGAGCGGCTGATGCAAGGCGCCGAGGTTCTGAAAACCCGGGATGTGGTGGTGCTGGTTGACACCGACCCGGCCGCAAAATCGGCGCTGCGCAAAAAGCTGCGTCCGCGCGGGTTCATGCTGGTTCTGGTCGGCAAGGACGGCGGCGTGAAGCTGCGCAAACCGCACCCTTGGACAGCGCGCGAATTGTCCCGCACCATCGACAAATTCCCCGAGCGGCTGCGCGAAGTGGAAGAGCGGCGCGGCAGCTGA
- a CDS encoding DcaP family trimeric outer membrane transporter → MTKVHRGRFALAAAALAGSAGLAHADTQSELQELRNRVEVLEAESQQVTGAPGDFRLGNTAVDIYGYVKADFFYDFDFVQGDTAFVNNIGEPVNATDGDFGATVRQSRLGIRTTTETGIGTIQGQLEFDLFASGGTSELRLRHANVQIGDHWLIGQTWTNFMPLGQYPASVEFNGPVGIAFARVPQVRYSNSFGDGFDYSLSLEENTAASSDPVATAAFQYSNDLFTARIAGLAGTIQSGGVDVDQTGVTVSGSITPWDGGLFQATYVDGEALGPLLIGLGDAVVGGQANDVKGYTVEFRQDITDQWNVGIAYGREDYDLPTSTGTLSFTELETIHVNAFYSPTDNLTFSAEYIFGERNDTISGNTFDGDRVQLAVQLNF, encoded by the coding sequence ATGACCAAAGTGCATAGAGGGCGCTTCGCCCTGGCTGCTGCTGCACTTGCCGGCAGCGCTGGCCTGGCCCACGCGGATACACAGTCCGAGCTGCAGGAACTGCGCAACCGGGTCGAGGTGCTGGAAGCGGAAAGCCAGCAGGTGACCGGCGCGCCCGGCGACTTCCGCCTGGGCAATACCGCGGTCGACATCTACGGCTACGTCAAGGCCGATTTCTTTTATGATTTCGATTTCGTCCAGGGCGACACGGCCTTTGTCAACAATATCGGCGAGCCGGTGAATGCCACCGACGGCGACTTCGGCGCCACCGTGCGCCAGTCGCGGCTGGGCATTCGCACCACCACCGAGACCGGCATCGGCACCATTCAGGGCCAGCTCGAGTTCGACCTGTTCGCCTCGGGCGGCACCTCCGAGCTGCGGCTGCGCCACGCCAATGTGCAGATCGGCGATCACTGGCTGATCGGCCAAACCTGGACCAACTTCATGCCGCTGGGGCAGTACCCCGCCAGTGTGGAATTCAACGGCCCGGTCGGCATCGCCTTTGCCCGGGTGCCGCAGGTCCGCTACAGCAACAGCTTTGGCGACGGTTTCGACTACAGCCTGTCGCTGGAGGAAAACACCGCCGCCTCCAGCGATCCGGTCGCCACGGCAGCGTTCCAGTACAGCAATGATCTGTTCACCGCGCGGATTGCCGGCCTTGCCGGCACCATCCAAAGCGGCGGCGTTGACGTTGATCAGACCGGTGTTACCGTATCCGGCTCCATCACGCCCTGGGACGGCGGGTTGTTCCAGGCCACCTATGTTGACGGCGAGGCCCTGGGGCCGTTGCTGATCGGCCTCGGGGATGCGGTGGTCGGCGGCCAGGCCAACGATGTGAAGGGTTATACCGTCGAATTCCGCCAGGACATCACCGACCAATGGAATGTCGGCATCGCCTACGGACGCGAGGATTACGACCTGCCGACCTCGACCGGCACGCTGTCCTTCACCGAGCTGGAGACCATTCACGTGAATGCCTTCTACAGCCCCACCGACAACCTGACCTTCAGCGCTGAATACATCTTTGGCGAGCGCAACGACACGATCTCCGGCAATACATTTGACGGCGACCGGGTGCAGCTGGCGGTTCAGCTGAACTTCTGA
- a CDS encoding endonuclease/exonuclease/phosphatase family protein: MRLATYNIEWFANLFDAEDNLLLDGERSSRHGVDRYTQGQAIAQVLRRIDADAVMVVEAPNTGRSQRTTRALERFAAEAGLRAREAVSGFPNDTQQEIALLFDPDVLDARHDARSSADAPRFDGVFGIDLDVDAQADQVRFSKPPLELAVTTKGGPDKKGVELRMIGAHLKSKAPHGARTKNEVTTVSIANRRKQLAQAIWLHRRVAEHAAAGEHVVVLGDLNDGPGLDEFEKLFGQSSVEIVMGSLLNDPHAQSLLRPRTTVLPSTSRFYNPETKRYFCALLDYVMISHSLMGLQPKWRIWHPFEDAECYGDAELRQALLNASDHFPVTLDIALA; encoded by the coding sequence ATGCGGCTGGCAACCTATAATATCGAATGGTTCGCCAACCTGTTTGATGCAGAGGATAATCTGCTGCTCGACGGCGAACGCTCCTCCCGCCATGGGGTCGACCGGTACACCCAGGGCCAAGCCATCGCCCAGGTGCTGCGCCGCATTGATGCCGATGCGGTGATGGTGGTGGAGGCGCCCAATACCGGCCGCAGCCAGCGCACCACCCGCGCGTTGGAGCGCTTTGCGGCTGAAGCCGGCCTCAGAGCGCGCGAGGCCGTCAGCGGCTTTCCCAATGACACCCAGCAGGAAATTGCATTGCTGTTTGATCCGGATGTTCTGGACGCCCGCCACGACGCCCGTTCCTCGGCGGATGCGCCGCGGTTTGACGGGGTGTTCGGCATTGACCTGGACGTTGACGCCCAGGCCGATCAGGTGCGGTTTTCCAAACCGCCGCTGGAGCTGGCGGTGACCACCAAAGGCGGCCCGGACAAGAAGGGGGTGGAGCTGCGGATGATCGGCGCGCATCTGAAATCCAAGGCGCCGCATGGTGCCCGGACCAAGAACGAGGTTACCACCGTCTCCATCGCCAACCGGCGCAAGCAGCTGGCACAGGCGATCTGGCTGCACCGGCGGGTGGCGGAACATGCCGCGGCGGGGGAGCATGTGGTGGTTTTGGGGGATCTGAACGACGGCCCCGGCCTGGATGAATTTGAGAAATTGTTCGGCCAGTCCTCGGTTGAGATCGTCATGGGCAGCCTGCTGAACGACCCCCACGCGCAAAGCCTTTTGCGTCCGCGCACCACCGTGCTGCCCAGCACCTCGCGGTTCTACAATCCTGAAACCAAACGCTATTTCTGCGCGCTGTTGGATTATGTGATGATCTCGCACAGCCTGATGGGGCTGCAGCCCAAGTGGCGCATCTGGCACCCGTTCGAGGACGCGGAATGCTATGGTGATGCGGAATTGCGCCAGGCGCTGCTGAATGCCTCGGATCATTTCCCGGTGACGCTGGATATCGCGCTGGCGTGA
- a CDS encoding glutathione S-transferase family protein, producing MKLITAEYCPFSLRCVLALREKRQKFELLTVNLAEKTQFGALLSPYGRVPVLEHNGNSIYESSVINEYLEEVFPEPALLPGDPYNRAAARFWIDFCNTRFMPAYFNLLKSVPGKTRDALRAELLEHLAFIEDQGLSQRAADQPFWLSGRAGLVDFSFYPFFERFADVEVFRNVEIPHRLENLQKWLKTMRGLPSVQSIMRSRAHYIAYFRTFYAD from the coding sequence ATGAAGCTCATCACCGCAGAATACTGCCCGTTCAGTTTGCGCTGCGTGCTCGCGCTTCGGGAAAAGCGGCAGAAGTTCGAATTGCTGACGGTCAACTTGGCGGAAAAGACGCAATTCGGCGCGCTCCTTTCACCTTATGGCCGGGTGCCGGTTCTCGAACATAATGGCAATTCGATCTATGAGAGCAGCGTGATCAATGAATATTTGGAGGAGGTTTTTCCCGAACCTGCGCTACTGCCCGGGGATCCTTATAACCGTGCTGCCGCTCGTTTTTGGATCGATTTTTGCAACACGCGGTTCATGCCCGCTTATTTCAATCTGCTGAAATCAGTTCCCGGAAAAACGCGGGATGCGCTGCGTGCGGAATTGCTGGAACATTTGGCTTTCATCGAAGATCAGGGCCTTTCGCAACGGGCCGCGGATCAGCCGTTCTGGCTAAGCGGCCGTGCCGGGCTTGTCGACTTTTCGTTTTATCCTTTCTTTGAGCGCTTCGCCGACGTGGAAGTGTTTCGCAATGTCGAAATTCCGCACCGTCTCGAGAATTTGCAGAAGTGGCTGAAAACGATGCGCGGCCTGCCGTCGGTTCAATCCATCATGCGTTCAAGGGCACACTACATTGCGTATTTCCGAACGTTCTACGCTGATTGA
- a CDS encoding molecular chaperone DjiA — protein MSLWTRISDALAALAAGESLSEVFDRLRAPPERTVAFAIAVIALGAKMAKADGQVTRDEVAAFREVFQIARDDETGAARVFDMARTDVAGYQEYARRIHSMFADDPTTLCDLMEGLFHIAMADGFYHPGENEFLEEVSRIFGQTPQQFQALRARFVPDAPKDPYTVLGVSPDMAMDEIRKHWRKLVRDTHPDAMIARGVPEEAVRLAEKRMIDINRAWDEINGCCGNAAGNL, from the coding sequence ATGTCACTTTGGACCCGCATATCCGACGCGCTGGCCGCACTTGCCGCAGGAGAAAGCCTGTCGGAAGTCTTTGACCGCTTGCGCGCGCCGCCCGAACGCACCGTGGCCTTTGCCATTGCCGTCATCGCCCTTGGCGCCAAGATGGCCAAGGCCGACGGGCAGGTCACCCGCGACGAAGTGGCCGCCTTCCGCGAGGTGTTCCAGATTGCCCGCGATGATGAAACCGGCGCCGCCCGCGTCTTTGACATGGCGCGCACCGATGTGGCCGGCTACCAGGAATACGCCCGCCGCATCCACAGCATGTTTGCCGATGACCCCACCACGCTGTGCGACCTGATGGAGGGGCTGTTCCATATCGCCATGGCCGATGGCTTCTATCACCCCGGCGAAAATGAATTCCTCGAAGAAGTAAGCCGCATTTTCGGCCAGACCCCGCAGCAGTTCCAGGCGCTGCGCGCGCGGTTTGTGCCGGATGCGCCCAAGGATCCCTATACCGTGCTGGGTGTCAGCCCAGATATGGCCATGGACGAGATCCGCAAGCATTGGCGCAAGCTGGTGCGCGACACCCACCCGGATGCGATGATCGCCCGCGGCGTGCCCGAAGAGGCGGTGCGGCTGGCGGAGAAGCGGATGATCGACATCAACCGCGCCTGGGATGAAATCAACGGATGCTGCGGCAATGCGGCTGGCAACCTATAA